GATCCATGGANGCAACAACAGCCCCATCGAGAACCTGCCGACGAATGCCGTCAGACATGCGCTTGTAGAGCACCTGCCCTTCCCGATCCGTAATTTTTACAATCCCGTGAGGCCAAACAAGTGAACCGCCATTAGCTACAGCGGCATACGCAACACTCAGGTCCAGCAGTGTAACCTCAGCTGTTCCAAGAACTAGACTAGGGCTATCACGAATGGGGCCAGTCACACCCAGCCGCCGGGCCATTTCTAAAATCCTCCCCCGCCCGATTTTCTCCCCAAGCCGAACGGCCACGGTATTCACCGAATTCGCAAAAGCATCCTTTAAGCTTAGTCGGCCAGCATAATGCCCATCATAATTTCTGGGGCTCCAACCATTAACAACTATTTGATTAGCNGAAAAAGTATCTGATGGAGTTAATCCCCTTTCCAAGGCTGCCAAATAGGCGAAAAGCTTAAAGGCTGACCCCGGCTGTCTACGGGCCTGCACCGCTCTATTGAACTGGCTCTTAGAGTATTCATGTCCGCCAATCATAGCGCTAACCGCGCCATCCGGCCGAATTATTATAAGGGCCGCTTGATCAGCTGAACGGCTTTTGAGTTCACTGAAATAGTCACGGAAAACCCTTTCCCCTATCATTTGGTGGACCGGTTCAAAAGTAGTATCAACAATTATATCCCGATCAGGTTGGCCGATTAGCGAAGGCACTTGAAGCAAAATCCAATCCACAAAATACTGGACGTTGCTCCCTCCTGTATACGCCCCCAACGGCATGGCTGGACGTTGCCGCGCCCCTTCTGCCGCTACTTGTGATATATAACCAGCCACTACCATGCTATTTAATACTTGGGAGGCACGCGCTTGAGATCTCTTGAGATCATTAGTTGGTGCATAACGAGTGGGAGCCTTAAGCAGACCCGCTAACATTGCACATTCAGCTAGGTCTAACGCTCTGGCAGATTTACCGAAATAACGCTTGGCCGCCGCTTCAACTCCGTAAACTCCAGCCCCCAAATAAACCCTGTTTAAGTAAATAGTCAGTAGTTGATTTTTGGTNAAGCGGTACTCAAGCCAAAAGGAAAGCAAAAGCTCCTTGTATTTCCTGCGTATACTCCGCTCAGGCGTTAGGAAGACGTTCTTAGCTAACTGCTGGGTAATCGTGCTTCCCCCTTGTACGACCCTGCCCGCACGCAGGTTATGGAAAACTGCTCGCAAGATCCCAAACCAATCCACTCCGTGATGTCGGAAGAATCGCCTATCCTCCGTAGCAAGAACCGCGGCTGGAAGTTCTTCCGGTAACTCAGCGAGTTGAACTANGTCAGCATGGACAGCTCCGGAAGTTCCTATAACAGATCCGTTCACCCCGACGATCGTGATCCCTGGAGCCCGGAAATTACCCGTTAATACCTCAGGATTGGGAAGGTCATGTGCAAAATAAATGGTAGTCAATACCAAAGCAGTTGCAAACCACACAAAGGCCACAATCGTGCAGTATGTCAGCCGCTTCAATATTTTACTAGGCGTGCCCTTAGCCTTCTCTCGCCTACGGGATGGTTTCCGATGCTCTTTAGCAGACTTAGAGCGGCGGCCACCACTCACCATGAACTACGCTCCAGCGACATCGCTCCTAATCAGACATCCAGATGCTCCACGTCCAGAGCATGCGTTTGAATAAACTCCCGACGAGGCTCAACGTCTTCNCCCATCAAAGTTGTAAATAAATTATCAGCGGCGTCCGCATGACTGACCGTAACCTGAGATAAGTTCCGTGCCTCCGGATCTAAAGTTGTCTCCCATAGNTGCTCTGGGTTCATTTCACCCAACCCTTTGTATCGTTGAATAGTTGTGCCTTTGCGCCCTAGCGACAAAACAACCTCAAATAATTCCGTTGGCCCGTGAATTATTTGAATNCCAGTTTTTGACTCAAATTGCGCAGGCCTCTCAAACATGCTCTGCAGCTCTTCCGCGTCTTCGTTGAGTGCACGGGCCTCAGCACTGTTGATCAACGCCTCATCAATTTCATAGCGGCTAACCACTCCCCGGCGATTATGTTCAAACGACAAAGCCTTGCCTGGAATTCCTTTTCCACTCCACCCGTCTTCGCCTGGAAGAGCCAAAACGTTCAGACGCTGGGCAATATAGCCTGCCGCATTTTCAATATTTTGTTCATCATCGAGCAGCGCTGGATTTAAGACCCCAGATATGGCCGCTTGTTCTATGAGGGGTGCAATAATCCGGTCAGCCAGTTTTTTTAACAAGTTACACTGCATCCGAGCCTTATCCAAAATTTGCCGCAAATCATCCCCAGCATGCCCTTTTTGTTGCACCCCTGGACCAACCAGAAGACGAGTATCCTTGAGACCTTCATCAATAAGAAAATCATCCAGCGCTCTTTCATCCTTTTTGTATACCTCAGCACTTCCCTTTTTTATCTTAAATAGAGGAGGTTGAGCGATATACAGATATCCACTCTCCACCAAGGTAGGCATATGCCTATAGAAAAAAGTTAGGAGCAAAGTACGAATGTGGGATCCATCAACATCAGCATCGGTCATTATAATCACTTTATGATATCGAATCTTTGCAATATCTACGTCGTCCCCTATCCCCATTCCCAGAGCTGAAATCATTGTGCCAATTTCTGTAGAGGAGAGCATTTTATCCACCCTCGCCCGTTCGACATTTAAAATTTTTCCTCGGAGGGGGAGGACAGCTTGATTTGTCCTATTCCTTCCTTGCTTTGCCGAGCCACCCGCTGAGTCACCCTCCACAAGAAATAACTCACTCTTTGCTGGGTCACGTTCCTGGCAATCAGCTAGCTTCCCAGGAAGCGAGGTCACATCAAGAACACCCTTTCTCCGGGTCAAATCCCTAGCCTTTCTCGCCGCTTCCCGAGCTACAGCAGCTTCAATCACCTTATTTACAATCAATCGTGCTTCCTTTGGGTTCTCCTCAAACCATTGCCCAAGTCTATCGGCCACAACACCATCAACGACTGGTCTTACTTCAGAACTAACTAATTTATCTTTTGTTTGAGATGAAAATTTTGGATCTGGCACTTTAAGGGANAACACACAAGTAAGGCCCTCTCGCATATCATCTCCACCAAGCTGTAATTTTTCTTTTCTTGTACTTCCCAGTTCTGATGCATAAGTATTGATCGTCCGAGTTAGCGCTGAACGAAACCCAGCTAGATGGGTGCCTCCGTCACCCTGGGGAATATTATTAGTAAAGCACAGCATATTTTCGTGGTAGCTGTCGTTCCATTGCAACGCGACATCTACAATAATATCGTCCCTTTCGTCGGTAATACACACCGCAGGCATATGTAAGGCTTGTTTATTTCGATCGAGATACTCGACAAATGCCGCAATGCCACCCTCGTACAACATATCAACTATAACNGGTTCCACCCCCCTGCTATCCTCTAGGATTATCCTTATCCCCGAATTCAAGAAGGCCAGCTCCCGGAGTCGATGTTCCAGGACATTTAAGTCAAACAAGATGTTNGAAAATGTGTTAACTGAAGGCTTAAAAGTAATGCGCGTGCCACTTTGGGCTGTGGTATTTGCCTCTGAGACAAGAGCCTCTTCCGGCTCCCCGTGCTGAAATACCATGGAATGGTACTGTCCACCTCTCCAAATCTCTAGCTCTAGCCGCTCTGATAACGCATTAACAACAGACACTCCTACTCCATGCAAGCCCCCNGAAACCTTATATGAATTCTGATCAAATTTTCCCCCAGCATGCAATTGGGTCATGATCACCTCCGCNGCTGAAACACCTTCTTCCTCATGTATATCAGTTGGGATCCCTCGACCATTGTCGGTCACCGAAACAGATCCATCGGGATTTAGAGTGACTTTTACTTCATCACAAAAGCCGGCCAACGCTTCGTCTATCGCGTTATCCACCACCTCAAAAACCATGTGATGCAGACCTGAACCATCGTCAGTATCTCCGATATACATGCCCGGCCGTTTTCTAACGGCGTCCAACCCACGAAGAACCTTTATAGAATCAGCGCTATAATCAGCCGAGGATTCGTTAGAAGTATTTTTGTCAGTCATAAATTAAGTTCCCTCATACTCAAATTTCGGACAGCCCCGCCTGAGACACACAAGAACTGGGCGCGGGAACCAAAGTTTGAGAACAACTCATCTGAGGTTCCAGTCATCCAAACTTGACTCCCTAGGGAACATAATGCCTCAGTGAGCGCACCCCGATGCACCTGATCCAAGTGGGCCATTACCTCATCCAGTAATATCAGGGGGGTCTGACCAAACAATTTGGATTGGGCCCGCGCATGAGCCAATATTATCGAGACCAGCAACATTTTTTGTTCCCCAGTGCTACAATGTTCAGCAGGCATATCTTTCGCCACATGCCTCACGGATAAATCAGTGCGATGGGGACCCACGGCTGCCCCCCCTCTCTCGGCGTCTTCTCCCCTAGCGGCGGCAAAGGCACTTTGCAAGCGCTCCTCGACCTCTAAAGCCGGCATGTCCCGCAACCAGTCCTCGGCCACACCAACCAACTCCATTTTAGCTGGCGGGAACAAAGTACCGAAAGGACTAGTCAGAGCAGTGTTTAACCGCCAAAGTGCCTCGTGACGAGCCGCCGAGATTGCAACAGCACTCTCCGACAGTGTGCGTTCTAAGGCATCCAACCACTCACTGTCATCCGGCCTATAACGAAGTATCCGTCCTCTTTCTGCCAGGGTACGCTGATAGGCAACTAAGCGGGCACTGTGGCCCGGATCGAACCCTCCAACCAGCCTATCAAAAAAACGCCTTCTGTCTCCCGGCGAGTCTATAAAGATGCGATCCATCTGCGGCGTCAGCCAAATGGCATGGAGCTCGCGCGCAAGACCCTCTTGGCTAGAGCTCTGGATTCCCTGCACTCGCACTTCTCTTTTTCCCGCAGATTTATTAGAGGTTCCTGTTCCGATGTGAATACTGCCCCCAGCGGTACTCAATTCAACTGATACTCCCCATACCCTTTCCTCACCACCTCTTCGTCTCATATCCATCATACGAGCACCTCGAAGGCCTCGGCCGGGGGCTAAGAGAGAGAGCGCTTCCAATAAATTAGTCTTACCAGCACCATTCCCGCCAATTAAAACAATTGGACCAGGGCCTACGTCCAACACGAGGTGGGCGTAGGATCTGAACTGAGTAAGTACGATTTTTTCCACCGATAGCCTGAAGGGATGCACTTCTCCACTCTCGGCCACCCGCCGATCTAGCAGTTCCACGTTACCTCGCCCGACTCCACCCACCGGAAGTCAGTTAGCCAATCAGCCCCCATCGCCTGGGCGNCATCGCTGAACCTCCGTTTCTCATGAAAAAAAACCAACGTTTTAGCCTAAACTCGCATGGGCATGAGGACATAAATAGTTCCGGGATCGTTGCTGTCTCCAACCACAGCTGGTGACGCTCCATCCTCCATCTTAAAGGAAATACGATCGCCTNTTATTTGTTCCGTCATCTCCAGCAAGTAGCGCGCATTAAAGCCGACTTCTAAATCATCCGCATCGTAGTCGACNTCTAACTCTTCGGAGGCACTACCCTGATCCGGTATGTGGGTACTCAAAAGAAGTCTATTTTTTTCCAAAGCCAATTTGATAGCTCTAGTCTTGTCTTTTGAAACGGTTGAGACCCTGTCCACAGCTTTCGAAAACAGCGCATTGGTTAGCGATAATACCTTACTATTCCCGTCGGGGATAACCCGCTGGTAGTCGGGAAAAGTTCCGTCAATCAACTTTGTAGTTAGCACCACAGAACCTGCTGAGAACCTCGCTTTTGTATCCGAAAGCGACAGCACCACTTCCCCATCTATGGTCTCAAGTAGCTTGCGTAGCTCTAATACCGCTTTTCGTGGCAAAATTACACTTGGCATCTTATCTGCACCCTTCGGCAGGTCCACGTCAACCCTTGCCAGCCGGTGGCCATCCGTCGCAACGGCTCGGAGATTGTTNTGTTGTCCCTCGATTATAGGGTGGAGAAAAATACCATTCAAATAATAGCGCGTCTCCTCTGTCGACATTGCAAAGCGTGTCCGATCAATCAGCTCACAGATTGCCTCTGAAGGCATAGGAAACTCAGCACCCCAATTACCTTCGCTCGCAGCGGGAAAATCTTCCACCGGTAAACTGGCAAGTGAAAAGAAGGTATGCCCGGACCTCAAAGAAAGCTGTCCCTCTGTCCCACCTAATTCCAGCTCCACCTCACTGCCGTCAGGTAATTTACGAACTATATCGAACAGCATATGGGCAGGCGCAGTGACAGATCCTGAAGCTTTGACCTCAGCTGACGTCTTATCATATACCCATATATCCATATCAGTGGCCGTTANGCCCAATTGGTCACCCTCCGCAGTCAGCTGAACGTTGGATAATATTGGGATAGTGTTGCGACGCTCCACCACACTCTGGACGTGCTGGAGAGACTTAAATAGCGCCGAGCGCTTAATGATCAGTTTCATTTGTTGCCATCACCTATAGCTGTTAGTGGCGCAAAGCCACCACGACAGGGGGCCGCCTCTCGCGCCCCCCTCAGTCAGGATATTATACCAGATATAGGGCCCACAGAGCAGCTTTTTCATCCGCNCCACTTCTGCTGATTCAGGTTAAGATTCCAGCATTCGCCTTAAAAGCTCAACATCCTCAGCAAAACCAGTATCAGAGTTACACAGCTGATCAACCTTCTTAATCGCATGCATAACAGTTGTGTGGTCCCTATTCCCAAATTTCCTNCCTATTTCGGGGAGAGACCGGGATGTAAGCTGCTTTGTCAAAAACATCGCAACCTGTCTCGGTCTGGCAACCATTTGTGCCCGACGGGCGGAACTCATTTCAGCAACCCGTATATTATAATAATCCGCGACCCGGCGCTGAATCTCCTCTATGGTGACCCTGCGATTGTGGGCCCGCAATAGATCATGGAGAACATCTTGAGCCGAATCCAAAGTAAGTGGCCTGCCAACGAGAGTAGAGTGGGCGACCAACCGGTTTAGGGCCCCCTCCAACTCACGAACATTCGACGTTATTTTATGAGCTAGAAATTCCAAAACTTTATCAGGAACCTTTGAACCAGCATATCCTTCTGCCTTGGCCTGCAATATACCCAGGCGCAGCTCGTAGGAAGTTGCATGAACCTCGGCAACTAAGCCACAACCCAACCGCGACCGCATACGCTCTTCCATACCCTCCAAATCGGCAGGAGATCGATCACCAGAAACGACTATCTGATGCCCTTGATCAACTAAAGCATTAAAAGTGTGAAAGAACTCTTCCTGGGTGGCATCTTTACCATCCATAAATTGCACATCATCGATCATTAGCACATCAGCTGAACGCAATAACTCCTTAAAACTCATTATATTCTTAAACCTCAGGGCCCTAATGAACCGATACATAAATTTTTCAGCTGATAGGTATATCACCCTTCGCGCAGGCTGCTTTTGCCTTAACCGCCAAGCGATTCCTTGCATCAAGTGGGTCTTACCCAGGCCAACACCCCCATAGATGAACAATGGATTAAAAGGCACGTCATCCGACTCGCCTACCCGCCTTGCAGCGGCGTGAGCAAATTCATTGGGCTTTCCTACAACAAAGTTTCCAAAAGTAAGTTTCGGATCAAGTAGTGGAGCTAAGTCCTCTGTATCACCGGATGCCGTCCCGTTTGCCGAAGTCACCCCACCGAGGCTGGATTTGCTCTCTCTCGGCTCAGAATCTAGCCCCTCCTCCGGCTTACTCTCAGACACTATAAAATCTACGGTGTTAACCGATGGATCTTCCAGCCGCCACAGAGCCCGAATTCGGTCCCCGTAACGAGGGGCTACCCAGTCACGGGTGAAACGGGACGGCGCTTTCAACACTAGAGCATCCCCAACAAGACTAGCTAGGTCGATGTTTTTCAGCCAATTATCAAACGTAGTAGCCCCAAATTCGGATTTCAGCCGGTCGCGCACTCTCAACCAGCTACCCTGCTTAGCGAGCATACCTTGACCCACCACCATTGCGCTATCTGACCTCTCAACCACAGACTTCCCCGACAAATGGCGCACCAGTTATCACACAGTCAACATTTNCCAGGCTANCAATATAGATACAAACTTTTACATTACACATAAGTAATCCAACCGCCTGGATACAATAAGGTTAAGTATTCGCAAGNTTCTCCACAATAAAACCTGCCNCGCTTCGGGGTTTTACTAGTCTGGATTCGCACTTTATAACTCTTAACACTACTGTATAGCGCATTCAGCACGATATATGTATATGCAATTACTTACCTATACTTCCGTTACACGTTCCCTCAACGAGGTTACACATTACCCACAGCTAACCGCAGGCGCAAGAACATCGTGCCGCGAAATCACAAATTTGAAAAAAATTTTTCCTACTTGGCGGTTACACTGAGTTTTGGCCGACAGAACCCAAAAAGAGTACAGACAAATTTTGCTTATATAGAGGTGNGCTCTTTAGCCAAAACTCAAAAACCAAAGATTACATTGACCTGATTCGGGCCGACAAACGCGACAGTTTCCGCCGCATAGCGTTCCGGTGCACGGTCCCCCGTTGTGCCCCTCGAGCCAACTGGGGCTCGGTCGCCGCCAAGGCGACTTTAGCTGCCTCACGATCGCCATTTGCAATGGCTTCCTCAACACCTTTAACATAAGTTCGCAAGCGGGCACGCCAGACGCCATTTACGGCCCGACGCCGAAGGTTTCGACGAATTCGTTTTTCCGCTGATTTATGATTTGCCATTAA
This genomic interval from Rhodospirillaceae bacterium contains the following:
- a CDS encoding penicillin-binding protein, giving the protein MVSGGRRSKSAKEHRKPSRRREKAKGTPSKILKRLTYCTIVAFVWFATALVLTTIYFAHDLPNPEVLTGNFRAPGITIVGVNGSVIGTSGAVHADXVQLAELPEELPAAVLATEDRRFFRHHGVDWFGILRAVFHNLRAGRVVQGGSTITQQLAKNVFLTPERSIRRKYKELLLSFWLEYRXTKNQLLTIYLNRVYLGAGVYGVEAAAKRYFGKSARALDLAECAMLAGLLKAPTRYAPTNDLKRSQARASQVLNSMVVAGYISQVAAEGARQRPAMPLGAYTGGSNVQYFVDWILLQVPSLIGQPDRDIIVDTTFEPVHQMIGERVFRDYFSELKSRSADQAALIIIRPDGAVSAMIGGHEYSKSQFNRAVQARRQPGSAFKLFAYLAALERGLTPSDTFSANQIVVNGWSPRNYDGHYAGRLSLKDAFANSVNTVAVRLGEKIGRGRILEMARRLGVTGPIRDSPSLVLGTAEVTLLDLSVAYAAVANGGSLVWPHGIVKITDREGQVLYKRMSDGIRRQVLDGAVVASMDHLLXAVIEDGTGAKAGLQGAAGKTGTSQDFRDAWFIGYRGNLTLGIWLGNDDATPMEGVSGGGLPARIWGEVMSGL
- the gyrB gene encoding DNA topoisomerase (ATP-hydrolyzing) subunit B; this translates as MTDKNTSNESSADYSADSIKVLRGLDAVRKRPGMYIGDTDDGSGLHHMVFEVVDNAIDEALAGFCDEVKVTLNPDGSVSVTDNGRGIPTDIHEEEGVSAAEVIMTQLHAGGKFDQNSYKVSGGLHGVGVSVVNALSERLELEIWRGGQYHSMVFQHGEPEEALVSEANTTAQSGTRITFKPSVNTFSNILFDLNVLEHRLRELAFLNSGIRIILEDSRGVEPVIVDMLYEGGIAAFVEYLDRNKQALHMPAVCITDERDDIIVDVALQWNDSYHENMLCFTNNIPQGDGGTHLAGFRSALTRTINTYASELGSTRKEKLQLGGDDMREGLTCVXSLKVPDPKFSSQTKDKLVSSEVRPVVDGVVADRLGQWFEENPKEARLIVNKVIEAAVAREAARKARDLTRRKGVLDVTSLPGKLADCQERDPAKSELFLVEGDSAGGSAKQGRNRTNQAVLPLRGKILNVERARVDKMLSSTEIGTMISALGMGIGDDVDIAKIRYHKVIIMTDADVDGSHIRTLLLTFFYRHMPTLVESGYLYIAQPPLFKIKKGSAEVYKKDERALDDFLIDEGLKDTRLLVGPGVQQKGHAGDDLRQILDKARMQCNLLKKLADRIIAPLIEQAAISGVLNPALLDDEQNIENAAGYIAQRLNVLALPGEDGWSGKGIPGKALSFEHNRRGVVSRYEIDEALINSAEARALNEDAEELQSMFERPAQFESKTGIQIIHGPTELFEVVLSLGRKGTTIQRYKGLGEMNPEXLWETTLDPEARNLSQVTVSHADAADNLFTTLMGEDVEPRREFIQTHALDVEHLDV
- a CDS encoding DNA replication/repair protein RecF, whose product is MLDRRVAESGEVHPFRLSVEKIVLTQFRSYAHLVLDVGPGPIVLIGGNGAGKTNLLEALSLLAPGRGLRGARMMDMRRRGGEERVWGVSVELSTAGGSIHIGTGTSNKSAGKREVRVQGIQSSSQEGLARELHAIWLTPQMDRIFIDSPGDRRRFFDRLVGGFDPGHSARLVAYQRTLAERGRILRYRPDDSEWLDALERTLSESAVAISAARHEALWRLNTALTSPFGTLFPPAKMELVGVAEDWLRDMPALEVEERLQSAFAAARGEDAERGGAAVGPHRTDLSVRHVAKDMPAEHCSTGEQKMLLVSIILAHARAQSKLFGQTPLILLDEVMAHLDQVHRGALTEALCSLGSQVWMTGTSDELFSNFGSRAQFLCVSGGAVRNLSMRELNL
- a CDS encoding DNA polymerase III subunit beta, with translation MKLIIKRSALFKSLQHVQSVVERRNTIPILSNVQLTAEGDQLGXTATDMDIWVYDKTSAEVKASGSVTAPAHMLFDIVRKLPDGSEVELELGGTEGQLSLRSGHTFFSLASLPVEDFPAASEGNWGAEFPMPSEAICELIDRTRFAMSTEETRYYLNGIFLHPIIEGQXNNLRAVATDGHRLARVDVDLPKGADKMPSVILPRKAVLELRKLLETIDGEVVLSLSDTKARFSAGSVVLTTKLIDGTFPDYQRVIPDGNSKVLSLTNALFSKAVDRVSTVSKDKTRAIKLALEKNRLLLSTHIPDQGSASEELXVDYDADDLEVGFNARYLLEMTEQIXGDRISFKMEDGASPAVVGDSNDPGTIYVLMPMRV
- a CDS encoding chromosomal replication initiator protein DnaA, with the protein product MVVGQGMLAKQGSWLRVRDRLKSEFGATTFDNWLKNIDLASLVGDALVLKAPSRFTRDWVAPRYGDRIRALWRLEDPSVNTVDFIVSESKPEEGLDSEPRESKSSLGGVTSANGTASGDTEDLAPLLDPKLTFGNFVVGKPNEFAHAAARRVGESDDVPFNPLFIYGGVGLGKTHLMQGIAWRLRQKQPARRVIYLSAEKFMYRFIRALRFKNIMSFKELLRSADVLMIDDVQFMDGKDATQEEFFHTFNALVDQGHQIVVSGDRSPADLEGMEERMRSRLGCGLVAEVHATSYELRLGILQAKAEGYAGSKVPDKVLEFLAHKITSNVRELEGALNRLVAHSTLVGRPLTLDSAQDVLHDLLRAHNRRVTIEEIQRRVADYYNIRVAEMSSARRAQMVARPRQVAMFLTKQLTSRSLPEIGRKFGNRDHTTVMHAIKKVDQLCNSDTGFAEDVELLRRMLES
- a CDS encoding 30S ribosomal protein S20 yields the protein MANHKSAEKRIRRNLRRRAVNGVWRARLRTYVKGVEEAIANGDREAAKVALAATEPQLARGAQRGTVHRNAMRRKLSRLSARIRSM